The genomic window GCCCGGTTCGCAGAGGAAACCGGGGATCCTGGGGCCGTTATTGAACACGTAGACGAATACGGGAATGACTACGCGAATGACACCGGGCAGAAAGTCAGCACCGGCACGATCACCGGTGATATGCTGGATAAGGTCCGTGAATTGGACCGTGAAACGCGTGCAGAGTCCGGTGAAGAGTTCGAAATAGACGGTGATGGGATCGGGTTCGACCGGTACCTGGAAGAGCACCTCGTCCGAGTCGTGCAACTACGGAACACCGACCACGTGTCCAACGTAACGACGCGGTTCGAATTCGACGATGGGACGGAAATTGAGTGCGGTGAAGATCACTTGTACTGGGAGCCGTTCTTCCGAGCGGTTGCCCCGCATACGCAGATCGATTCGGGTGTGATGCGGGAATTCGCGTCACAACAAGCGACGACGCGAATCCCCGACGACGCGGGGGATGTGACCGACACCAACTCGCATGCGTACAGCCTGTACTGCAAGTTGTCGCTCGGCCCGGAAGAACGGCCGTGGTCAAAGAACACTGACCTGTGGGACAAGGCAATCAAGGATCTGATCAAAGAATACGGAACAGAAACCGTATCGACAGGTCCGCGCACGGAAGCCTGGGAGAATCTGCAGGGCAAAATCGGGGCAGCGCGCGCTACGGCGAATCTCGACGATGCAGTCGAGCACGCTGAAGTGTACGTAGACGAAGATCTGGACGAAGTGTGGGTGCCGACGAGTATGGCCGCGACGGTCGTTGAGGATGTTGAAATTGACCGGCAGGACCTGCAGATGGAACTCGCAAAGCGGGGTGTGGATAGCGATCACCTCAGCGGTGACAAGCTCGGATTCAAGGTCACGCGGAACGGGTCGTTCCAGCGGTTCTGGCGGTTCGACGCAACGCACGAAGCGACTCCGGAGCCGCGTGAGGTTGTCGACACGATCAGCACCGGTGGCGCGTCGAACATCGGCGGGTCGTCCGGTACGGCAGCGGCTGACGGCGGGACGTACGGCCGCGACCCGACAGGCGACGAAGACAGTGACGAGAACCGGGGTGACGGCGAATGACCGGGCGCGAGAAGAACGGCGACGGCGACGCGATCCCGGGGTGGCTCCGCGAGAACCTCCCGAAGAAACTGGACGGTATGGAACTCGTCGGGACGGACGTCGCCGGAGTAACGGACTCCGCGCGACTGTACGGCCCGCCGGGAGCCGGGAAAACCACGCAAATAACGGTGCGGACGGCCGTCGTCGCGGACGCGCTCGATCTGCACCCGAGTGATATAACGGTGTGTACGTTCCGGACGTCGCAGGCTGACAAGGTCCGTGAACGCGGTGTTGACTGGGATGCGTTCCCGGAAGGTGACGCGGACACGTACGAGTACTGGGCGACGACGCACGCTGTCGCAGCACGTGCGACCGGGTTCCACGACCAATTCGACGGTGAGTCCGACGACCTGGAAGGAATGGCGAATGAGAAGCAGAAACGCCGATTTTGCGACGAGTACGACGTCACGTTCCAGGTCCCGAAGCCGTGGTACTCGACGGCGTGGGACGTGTTCCATAACCTGTACACGTACGCGAAGCAGAACATGCTGGACGTCGGGTCGTCACGGTTCCTTGACGGTGACCGGTGGGACCGCCGGCCACTTGAACAGGACATGCGTGCGTGGCGGAAGCTCGACGCGTTCCACGATGAATGGGAGAGTGGAACGTCGTTCCACGCGGTCGCTGAGGCGTGGGAGACGTGGAAACACCGACACAACGTGTACGATTTCTTCGAACAGCTGGAGGCAGCGCTCGCGGCTGACGCACCGCTCCCACTGATGGAACTCCTCGTGATCGACGAGTACCACGACGCGTACCCGCTCATGGCGACGCTGTCGGAGAAGTGGATTCGGAACGCGGAAATCGCACTCGTCGCCGGTGACCCCGACCAGTGCATCAACTCGTTCAACGGCGCGGACCCGCGAATCTTCGAGCGACTGCACGAGCGTGTCGACAAGGACATGCCCGTGATTCACCTCCCGAAGAGTCACCGGTGTCCCACGGAGCACTACCAGGCGGCGGCGCGGATGCTCCGCGAAGAGCGTAACGTGCCGGCGCTGGACACGGACGGGCGCGGGCTGATCAACCGGTTCCGCCCGACGCCGATTGACTACGACGACCGTGCCGGTGAATGGGATTTGCCGAACCCTGACGAACCCGGCACGCCGGTGTGGTTGTGGTGTGAACACGGGCCGGGTGTCATGTTCCTCGCACGGACGCAACGGCAGTTAGACGGCGTCGGCGCGGCGCTCGACCGGCACGGGATCGTGTACGAATCGCAGACCGACGTGGCCGGTGACTGGGAGAAACGTCTCCGTCTCATGCGTGCACTCGACCGGGTCGCTGACGTGCGGCCGGCGACGCAAGCGAGCGTCTTGGACGGTGACCAGTACGACGACTCCGGCCGGCAGCACGAGCGTATCGGGCGGAAACGGTTCACGCCGGACGAGGCGTTCGCGCTGGTTGAGCACTCGGACGCGCGGGCGCTCGACGGCCAGGGTGAACTCCTCTCGCTAATCGGGACCGCACGCCTGCAGAACAACAGCGTACACGTCGATGAGTTCGCACAGCATGTGAAGGACTCGTGGTGGGGGCGGTACGCAAACGGCCGCGAGTCGATTGACGAGCTAACGTACCTCAATGACGACGAGAAGACGGCGATGAAAATGGCGTGGACGCGGTACGAGGACCGCAAATTCACGATTGACGTCGCTGACGATACGCGACTCCTCACGATTCATGCCGCGAAGGGCGCGGAGCAAGACGACGTGGTGCTGTACGACGGGACCACGAAGCGAATCCAGGATCAGTGCGACGAGCACGACGACGAGCGGGAGAACGAAGCCCGGACCTGGTACGTCTCACTCACCCGCGCGTCGGAACGGCTGCACATCGTTCGTGACGGGCACGAATGGACGCGACAACACCTGCCGGACGACCTGGAACCCGCGGCGGCGGCCGCGGCGAAACGCGCGGCAGACCGTGACGCTGACGGCAGCACGGGAGGTGAGCAAGCATGACCACGAACACTGACGACGAGACGCCGGACTGGGCGGCAGAAATGAGCGACCGTGAACCGGTCGAAGCGGAGGTACTCGACGACGTCACTGGCGAGTGGCGCGACGAAACGTTACTCAACCGTGCCCGTCACGTGTTCCGCGACGTGTACCTGGAAGCGCGTGACCGCGCGGACGCTGACCGGGCGTACGTCCTGCATGACGTGCTTGACGCGGTGTGCAGGGACCGCGGGTTCAACGGGCTCACTCGGGAACTCCGCGGGGATGCGGAGTGGCTCGTGTGGACACCGGGAAGCCGCGACGCCCCGCTGTACGCGTACACGCCGGACTTGGCCGGTGACACGACCGCGGAGCGGGAACGGTTCGCGGAGCTTCTCGACACGGTCGGTGTCGGCACGGAACGGTTCATCGACGTGCACGACGGGCAGAAAGGGTCGTTCGACACAGGGAACGCCCGCGAGTACGACGACCCGTCGATTACCGGGAACTACGGTGTGAAAGGCGGGCAAGGTGGCAGCGACACCGACCGGTGGTTAGTGGACATTGACGTTGACGACTACGACGACGCTACGCAGAACGAGTTCGTTGACGGGCTCCGCGGTAACACGCTGTCCGTTGCGTCCGCTCACACGGAGACGGAACGACCCGGGCATCTGTACGTTGTTGTGACTGGTGACCCGCGAGACGTGGTGCGTGACGTGCTCGGACGCGACGTGCGGAACCCGGTCGCGTCGTTCGGTGAAATCCGGATTGACGACCAG from Natrinema versiforme includes these protein-coding regions:
- a CDS encoding UvrD-helicase domain-containing protein → MTGREKNGDGDAIPGWLRENLPKKLDGMELVGTDVAGVTDSARLYGPPGAGKTTQITVRTAVVADALDLHPSDITVCTFRTSQADKVRERGVDWDAFPEGDADTYEYWATTHAVAARATGFHDQFDGESDDLEGMANEKQKRRFCDEYDVTFQVPKPWYSTAWDVFHNLYTYAKQNMLDVGSSRFLDGDRWDRRPLEQDMRAWRKLDAFHDEWESGTSFHAVAEAWETWKHRHNVYDFFEQLEAALAADAPLPLMELLVIDEYHDAYPLMATLSEKWIRNAEIALVAGDPDQCINSFNGADPRIFERLHERVDKDMPVIHLPKSHRCPTEHYQAAARMLREERNVPALDTDGRGLINRFRPTPIDYDDRAGEWDLPNPDEPGTPVWLWCEHGPGVMFLARTQRQLDGVGAALDRHGIVYESQTDVAGDWEKRLRLMRALDRVADVRPATQASVLDGDQYDDSGRQHERIGRKRFTPDEAFALVEHSDARALDGQGELLSLIGTARLQNNSVHVDEFAQHVKDSWWGRYANGRESIDELTYLNDDEKTAMKMAWTRYEDRKFTIDVADDTRLLTIHAAKGAEQDDVVLYDGTTKRIQDQCDEHDDERENEARTWYVSLTRASERLHIVRDGHEWTRQHLPDDLEPAAAAAAKRAADRDADGSTGGEQA